A stretch of DNA from Tigriopus californicus strain San Diego chromosome 8, Tcal_SD_v2.1, whole genome shotgun sequence:
AAAATCCTTAACAAGCCAGGCTACCTAGGAGGTGTCACTTCCTGGATCCCAGGCCAACCAAAACTAGCCAACAATTAGCCATTCGCTGAAAAGCGGTTCTAGAGTTCGGACAGAAGATTTGCTAAAGATCGACGGTTCACAAGGTATTTGTCACACCAGTGAAGAAATATATAAAAACGAGTATGCAGTGGAAATAACTGAGTCTGAGGAGTTGAGCCGATTAGAACAAAGTTTCTTCCCCCATCgtaaaaagtggaagaaatgggGTGAATCTATTAGCAAAATGTGCAGGAAAAAGTTTGGACGACCTCCTGCTTACCGTCCCATCccttcaaaacaaattgtttgCTGGTTTACTTCGTTTTGATAAAGGATTCGTTTTGGCGAGGTTCGTAAGTCTCTATGATCCATTGGGTTAGTGTGCCCAGTAACAGCGCCAGGGGGAACCAATTTCGTGAGATACGTCTTTCAGGAAGAGATTGGGATGAAGAGAGATATCCCGGGACCAGAAAAATTGTTGGACAAAGTGGGTGGAGAATCTGTCGGAATTGACCCAATCACAAATTCCGCGAAGTGTTTCTATCTCTTTCGAGCTCGAAGCTCAAAATGACATCCACCCCTTCCGTGATGTGTCTGAAGAAGCATTTGCGGCCGTTTGGTCACTTGGGAGTTCGGGTAAGAAGGTATCAAATGTGTCAATAATTTGTACCAAGACTAAAAACGGCTTCAAAAGGCCAATTACATTACCCAAGCTAGAGTTACAAGCTGCCACACTTGGTGGACGGATGTTTGCCATGTCCAAAAGGCATTACGGTTACCTATACGGCCACACGTTCAGTGGACGGATTTCTCGAAGAGTGAGAACTTGAATCAAGAACTCCGCTCATCAATTCAAACCCTTTGTGGCAAATCGTGTGGGTGAGAATCCAATCGATCACCCGCCCAGAAGATGGGTGGCCAGTCCTCGGAAAGAATTGTCTTTTGTCTAAGACTCAAAGTCCTTAATCGCTTGGAAAATCTTCTCATAATGGTGGAGGAGTATGATCTGGCGAAATCGagagtagtgctggggcgagtccagcaaaagtcggactggtatgagtcctttgattttttgactttttaccGGACTCACCGGGTCCGGCAGAGGACTAAAGTCTTTGACGAGAGTTACGTCAAgaaaaaagactcgtcttgcgaaattctaagaaaacatgaataattttttttttgacgagtccggactcgaatcTTTTCTAatagactcgagtccagatCCGCCCCAGCACTAGAATTGAGAAGTTCATGATGCTTCATATGCGATAAAAGTGGGAAGTTTTATGTGGACGATGATGTGTAAAAAGAGGTAgaagtgaaaaagaaaagaagttaTTTTTGCGTTTCAAAGTGAGAAGGTGGATGTTTGCATTGTTTAATTCATAATCCAACCCAGTATTAGTGTTGGTTTGATAGAGGAGAAATTCAACATCAAGTTTACTTATTGTAAATTTGATGTATCAAAAAGCATGCAACTCATGATGGCTTGAATGCCGCCCAAAATGCTCAGGCAAACAAGGTATTGCTTGAAAGCAATTGAAGTCCTAAACTTTCGACAATCGAGAATATACTCCCACTTCAGATTCAAGGCCAAATAAGATTCATACCATCAGCAGTGACGGCTGTTCCGGTGGTCGGAAAGTTGAAGCtgcaaataaacaaataaaagttaatttACTTTTATTATTTGAATCTCTAGACACGTTTGATTACGACCTATCACAATCTTGGAATTCGTTCACAACTTCCTCCTTTGTCAGGATTGTAAAGAACATAACTCTCAGGGACCAACTCATTCAACGAGTATAACAAAAGGTGACCAAAAAGGTGTCATTTATTGTATGAATAATTTTTCTTCGAGACGGTTGACCCTTGAGTGGTCACCTACTGAGTTAAATTTTCTCTTCATTGTCACGTCGTGATTGAAATTTTTACGTACCTCGCAAATTTTCCGGTATTTCCAGTAAAGTATTGCAGACAACCCGGTGGTCCTAAAGCAATTAGCGAAAAGATCAATACCTACGAAAAAGCGACATCAGCACGAAGAGTCAAACACTTACCTCCCCTTTCATCTCCGCAAGCAAATTGGGTCACTGAAATCGATcaaattctcatttttctttgatccaCATACATTTGAACAATTCAATAATTTTGAGAAGTTACCCTTGATGTCAAATTGACGGCTAACTGCAGTTCCACTGAAACCGAATGAGGCTTTGTGACAAAGGGCAGAAGAATCCACAATCACTAggcaaaagattgaaaaatgattgcccTAAACATATTTTCATGTTGTTGTAATGGTGGTTTATgttgtttgaaatgagaaatatGCGACCTTATCATTTATATACTCGGCGTTTTGTTATGATGGTTTCATTGTCTTATAAGATTAAGACACAAGTGGAAAGAAAACTTATTCTTGAGGTAAAAAACAATGCTTTTTCGAGCGACTCACTGTGTTGACCCGTGTTGAAGCCGCAAATCAACGGTGATCCATTATTTCCCGGAGAGGTGACACTGAAGCTATCCGAGGTACAGTCTCCAATAGCTCCTCCTAAACAAAGAATAGTGGcagaatgaagaaagaaattaaCATAGTTGGATGAACCAATCATGTCAAACGACAAGTTTTAATTATTTGGGATATTGAATTCACTCATTAATATCTTTCGTCCTAAATAACCAAAAATACGGGCGATAGACTACTCATAATCAGACTTGGGAcgcctctttttctctttttctagCTGAATACTTAACCTGGGTCCCGGGGCACGGTTAAAACAGAATTGAATCAATGAGGGATTCTTTATTTACCATTGATAGTGTCAGTGTTTGCGCCAACGGAGGCGGTTCCTACCGTTGGTCCAGCAATGGAAAACgtctggaacaaaaaaagtccCTCAATAGAACAATCTAATCATCCATGAAAGGTTGAAATTAAGATCAAACCGTGAAATCCAGTCTGATCCGGCAAATGTTTGATGAACATTTGCAAATCGTGAACGTGCACGGATCGGCCGTGGGCGTGGATGTACTCGCTTGAACGAGATAGGTGCAGTTTTCAGAGGTGGTTCCGCCACAAGCTAGACTGACTGGAAATCCAACAGTCTCGGATTAAGAACCTGATGTTCTCTAAGAACACGTCGATCTATCAACTTACAAACGCAACAAACACCAAATCCTTGGGCGCAAGATCCACTTGAAGATCCTCCTACAAATGTATTGGGTCAGGTGTCACTACTTTGTTCAGATGAATATTCAACAGCAATCAAGGCTAAAACAACTTACCTTTAGTAGCACATTCTTCGGCTGTTTTCATAGTTGTGAAGATTTTAAGTGAGAGCTAATCCTTTGGTAATCAGTCAATAATGCAAATATTATTTTAGTATCAACACTGTCACACACGTTCAGAGTGAAAAACTTAGGGACATCGTTCCGGTGAAGAGGAATAGAACTTAAGTTCCTTGATTTTACTCAATTCAAACGAGACCCAAACGGTATCTTCTGTATTTCTACAATTGCAAGCAACAATACACTATTTTTCTAAGCATGCTGGTGTAGCCAacagagcaaataacgtttTAGGGTCGACCAtcactcaaaagccggcgtgctctagagcaAGACCAggcaaaaaggtcggtctggtcaacttcaagttcaaagatgaacattggctgttgattatagaaaggtttgaggagcttgatctcatttcaatgctggaacaggaatcgtccatagatgtagccttagacaaaatgattcttggtttttaaggaagtttgctccagtttagcaatatctgaatgtgttccacaaggcGGGGCACAGTCTACAATTCCAAAGTATAGGAAACTTTGTTCAAGAAGAGTTTCAAATTAGCAAGAAGGCTtaagagcaatttgaatccagtaattaCGGTatgggtagtctccaaaaaaaattggacttCATTCAAGGTAAGATTGAGGCctcaatcaaaattgaccacttacaaactgagagtaaggtggttcaagATGGTTCAGGAGATCAGGTCGATTTCGAAGGCTTTTTactcttatgcaaact
This window harbors:
- the LOC131885754 gene encoding uncharacterized protein LOC131885754, yielding MKTAEECATKGGSSSGSCAQGFGVCCVFSLACGGTTSENCTYLVQASTSTPTADPCTFTICKCSSNICRIRLDFTTFSIAGPTVGTASVGANTDTINGGAIGDCTSDSFSVTSPGNNGSPLICGFNTGQHMIVDSSALCHKASFGFSGTAVSRQFDIKVTQFACGDERGGPPGCLQYFTGNTGKFASFNFPTTGTAVTADVTHLSNQCYTMCFRQEMGKCAICYNTVITGDPTDANKQGSFGLSISSAAIAKAAVDLGCSQDYLQIPGSGSDVGDAADAFDPSTIPAILHERICGRFFGYTAAGTGALNNDESICSAQKPFRVVFKTDSDEALGAGTDAIASEQKESPAGIIGFHLNYALQDC